From a single Plasmodium coatneyi strain Hackeri chromosome 4, complete sequence genomic region:
- a CDS encoding 50s ribosomal protein l29 — MVLTLTWRKTMNLYFTPFLFLLLCNAYIIIGVNLKRKCVSFFLSCNLNSAHKSNHHSPLFCYKKRVKAKELRKLSTEELEKEIVKCRLDIQKFQHQGFHDIHNYNVYYEKNAKRKLAQLLTIYYERYLDKHVRIKSNPSEGADISSVPSAQGDKEAKEPTNHEESTANSSSETKT, encoded by the exons ATGGTTCTTACCCTTACATGGAGAAAAACAATGAACCTTTATTTTACGCCCTTCctgtttctcctcctttgtaACGCatacataattataggggtaaatttaaaaagaaaatgcgtctcctttttcttaagTTGTAATTTGAATAGTGCACATAAGAGCAATCACCACAGTCCTCTGTtctgttacaaaaaaagagtaaaagcGAAGGAACTTAGGAAGTTGTCAACTGAGGAGCTTGAGAAG GAAATCGTCAAGTGCAGACTGGACATACAAAAGTTCCAACACCAGGGGTTTCACgatatacataattataacgtttattatgagaaaaatgccaaaagAAAATTAGCGCAGCTGCTGACCATATACTATGAGAGGTACCTTGATAAGCACGTTCGTATAAAAAGTAACCCCTCTGAAGGAGCAGACATCAGTTCGGTACCATCCGCACAGGGGGACAAAGAAGCAAAGGAACCAACTAACCACGAGGAATCAACCGCCAACAGCAGTAGTGAAACGAAAACATGA
- a CDS encoding tRNA dimethylallyltransferase has translation MFCVAYSCTFLSLLTLFVYIFPVAVTSFVVKHQRGIPTRGNYIDWKTYPQNFLTCKNSKSYVAKDRNSYHLKHKSNLNRHLGRRNEWVANTFVGKRRVRLFICSNPLRIKRRNRNEKLNLQQLSHLESSQLEEEYKSDVTEEEKIMRQTSSASDVIEKANGGAANEVVSVDGKDSYVQSSHLAVQPNLNKTEKQKIILIIGVTCSGKTKFSIDLCEELQKNNVESEIISADSMQVYQNFKVGVAKVEEEEKRDIKHHLLDVCGPKEEFNAYKFISHTIPIIRSISERNKLAIVVGGTLLYVESLLWESVVDLEEAHTKTYNETHSEVHSGVHSGTDPYEHKTNEELHAELKRVDEERANQLHQNDRKRICRSLDIFYSHNRKHSDLIKMRNHKNNDFDRTRYAPCIFYLDYDNDDVLRGNIQKRVDDMVSKGLLDEAIKLKKQNENANVKLFGKGINQSIAYKEFDTYIEKKMNNDGNEELFNLCKENLVRKTYKYAKRQRRWVLNRFVKCYNIPLNRIDVSRDYAEQLSAAVQTVLKFCRS, from the coding sequence ATGTTTTGTGTCGCTTATAGTTGCACTTTTCTGAGCTTACTTACCCtctttgtttatattttccccgtGGCAGTCACCTCCTTTGTGGTAAAGCACCAAAGGGGCATTCCAACAAGGGGGAACTACATAGATTGGAAAACCTATCCACAGAATTTTCTCACCTGCAAGAATAGCAAGAGCTACGTAGCCAAGGACAGGAACAGTTATCACCTAAAGCATAAGTCCAATTTGAATCGCCATTTGGGTAGGCGAAATGAGTGGGTAGCCAATACCTTTGTGGGCAAGAGGAGGGTGAGGTTGTTCATATGCAGCAACCCCCTTCGcattaaaaggagaaacagaAATGAGAAATTAAACCTGCAACAGTTGTCCCATTTGGAGAGTAGCCAATTAGAGGAGGAGTACAAATCGGACGTaacagaggaagagaaaatcaTGAGACAAACTTCGTCTGCAAGTGACGTGATCGAAAAGGCAAATGGGGGCGCTGCGAACGAAGTGGTTAGTGTAGACGGAAAGGATTCCTACGTGCAAAGTAGCCACCTAGCTGTCCAGCCAAATTTGAACAAAACAGAGAAGCAGAAAATTATTCTCATTATCGGTGTAACATGCAGTGGGAAGACAAAGTTTAGCATAGACTTGTGTGAAGAACTGCAGAAGAATAATGTGGAGAGCGAAATAATTAGTGCGGATTCTATGCAGGTTTACCAAAATTTCAAGGTAGGTGTAGCcaaagtggaggaagaagaaaagagggaCATAAAACACCACCTTTTGGATGTGTGTGGACCGAAGGAAGAGTTCaatgcatataaatttattagCCATACGATACCCATTATCCGTAGCATAAGTGAGAGGAACAAATTGGCCATTGTTGTTGGAGGTACGCTGCTTTACGTTGAGTCGCTCCTGTGGGAATCTGTGGTAGATTTGGAAGAAGCCCATACCAAAACGTATAACGAAACGCATAGCGAAGTGCATAGCGGAGTGCATAGCGGAACGGATCCTTATGAACACAAGACAAATGAAGAACTGCATGCAGAGTTGAAACGGGTCGACGAAGAAAGAGCCAATCAGTTGCACCAAAATGACAGGAAAAGAATTTGTAGAAGTCTAGACATTTTCTACTCACACAATAGGAAACATAGTGAcctaataaaaatgagaaaccACAAAAATAACGATTTCGATAGGACAAGGTATGCCCCCTGCATCTTCTACCTGGACTACGACAATGACGATGTGCTACGGGGGAATATCCAAAAGAGAGTAGACGATATGGTTTCGAAGGGACTGTTGGACGAAGCcataaaattgaagaaacaaaatgagaATGCAAATGTTAAGCTGTTTGGGAAGGGGATTAACCAAAGCATTGCATACAAAGAGTTTGATACGtacattgaaaaaaaaatgaacaatgaTGGTAATGAAGAATTGTTCAATTTGTGCAAAGAAAATTTGGTTAGAAAAACGTATAAGTATGCGAAGCGGCAGAGGAGGTGGGTATTAAACAGATTTGTAAAATGCTATAACATCCCGCTGAACAGGATAGACGTGTCACGCGACTACGCCGAGCAGCTCTCTGCAGCGGTGCAGACGGTGCTGAAATTCTGCCGcagttaa